A region from the Rheinheimera mangrovi genome encodes:
- a CDS encoding DUF1304 domain-containing protein: protein MALIANLLILLVALLHLYFLVLEMFLWDKPKGMKVFGLTPEKAAITKVMAANQGLYNGFLSAGLLWGLYQGEAGFDVKVFFLLCVLIAGLYGAMTVGKKILYVQALPAAVALVLLCLTVI, encoded by the coding sequence ATGGCGTTGATCGCAAACCTGCTGATACTTCTGGTGGCATTACTGCATCTGTATTTTCTGGTACTGGAAATGTTTTTATGGGACAAGCCTAAAGGCATGAAGGTGTTTGGCCTGACACCGGAAAAAGCCGCTATCACCAAAGTGATGGCTGCCAATCAGGGGTTATACAATGGCTTTTTGTCCGCGGGTTTGTTGTGGGGCTTGTATCAGGGCGAGGCCGGCTTTGATGTGAAAGTGTTTTTCCTGTTATGTGTGCTGATCGCCGGCCTGTATGGTGCTATGACTGTAGGGAAAAAAATACTATATGTGCAGGCGCTGCCAGCTGCCGTGGCCTTAGTGCTGTTGTGTTTGACTGTGATTTAA